Part of the Musa acuminata AAA Group cultivar baxijiao chromosome BXJ2-7, Cavendish_Baxijiao_AAA, whole genome shotgun sequence genome is shown below.
TCAATATCATATTTTACCTGTTTTGAGTTTACTGATGTTTTTATGATGACTAGTATGATTTCCTATATATCACATATGTGGATAGTTTCTGACATATGAATTCAACAGTATGAGGATTAATATGACTGGGTGTCTTATATCATATATTCTACAAACCTATATGTTGATGCTTTTAAATAAATTTGGTGGAGATCTTATTGGATTTCTTGTACAGACAAAAAAAGGAAATTCTGAAGAGGTGGAAATGGTCAGTAGGTTATATAGGATTCCACCGATTCAGTTTCTTCCTAGAGTTGTGATATGGAAATGCGATTATCACAGTTATTTTGTTTAAATCAGCAGTTTACTTTTTTGGGTAGTGCTTAATAATCAGAAGAAGTATCTTTTGGTAAATTTTAAATCTGTACCTTGACACAGGATTAGCCTTTTATTGTATAGGTTGTTTCCTGCTTCTCGGTACTAGTTTCAGGGTCCAATCCTGAATACTGGAAGCATTTGACTTAATTTGCTGTCATAGTTGGAAAGTTTGTTACCAAAAGATTGATGCttcaaaaaatgatatatgtAGGAACTAGGAAATGATTGTATcatttatatatcaaaagaagaaaTATTTGGACAGAAAAGCTTCTGGTACttataattaaaaaagaaatatttggaCAGAAAAGCTTCTGTTACTTATGATTTCATAAACTTTAGCATGATCACCTTTGTCTTAATATATAAACTCAatgtagtttgtgatgaaaatgtgAGTTATTTTCTTGACTTGATACAAGTCATGGCACTCTTTTCTGTCGGACAGGTGGAACTTCGAGATGTTGATACTGGGAACAAAATAACTGAAAGATTTCGCACTGATGAAGCCCTTGAGAGTATGTAATTAGTTTTTTATACTTGCCAATTGGATTTTGTTTTGGTGGAGCTATTTTTCGATTGTATGGTAAGTGGTAACATCTAAAGATCTACAGTTGCACCTTGCATGTTGGGAATGCAGTGTTCTAATAGTACAAATGTCCCTTGCTTGCACTGGCAACCCTTGTGAGTAGAATTCACCTGGGTGCTGATGGGGATCAACTCTGGCCATCTAGTTGATGCTTGATTAAGGTAATGACATGGTTTGAATTCTGCTAATTAAGTGCCATATCAGACTCATGCCAGTGAAGCTCAATAAGAACTAGAGGAATTGAATGCTAAGGTTGACAGCTCTTCATTTTTCTCTGTCCAAGCATCGAGGATGATATCAGGCAAGCTCCATATTGTGGCACTTGATTGCAAAATCAACCCTACTGGGAATGGGTTTGGTGGGTTCTCCCCAATTCTTAAGTCCAAAATTAAGTAGTTAAAATTTGAAGGTACCACATAGTCTTTTGGCTGATTCCATTTAAAAGAGAGCCTATTACTTGAAAAGTCCCCTCTCACAGAGGGGGTTAGCCCTATAAGGGATTGGTTGCCAGTATAGGCTGGATATCAGAGATATGACAGTACAACCTAGGTGACAACAGATTTTTATTGTTGCCTTAGGTCACATGCCTAACAAGTATTCACATatgtcatatattgacttatgccTCATGGATCTTTCTGCAAGCGAACTTCATGTTAATTCAATTCTCAAGTTGATGATTGTGTTGGATGTGGATCCCCCTATTCTAGTATTCCTTATGACGAGGGACAAATGGGGTATGATTGGAAATCACAATCTGCTTAAATTTCTCCCAGTCGAGAAGGACCGTGCTTGCATGACCAAAGTTGAACTGTTATTTGCATGCCACCATATTGTTAGGGATGTTAATGGAGGGGACCTTCATTGTCTCTTCTTAAAAGGCCCTTACGAGTTCAcatctcttttctttttgctctccttGCTCCGATACTTTCTTCACCTaggttttttcttctctttggtgCTTTTATTCTCTTGGTCTCTGGGTACCAACTTCTTTTTATGCAGGAACTGATGTTTCTTAATCTGTCTATTTCTAAGTCCATTATAGAGTCACGCTTGCCCTTTTTGTGTAATGCAGGAGTTTTTGTTGAGGACAAGTCATTCACGTACCTGTATCAGGAAGGCGAGTTTGTAATGCTAATGGAGTGAGTCATTTAattcatttcatgagttgttatgTACTATGTATTTTGAAAATTGGAAGCTAAACTTTTGATGCTTGATTTATTAGGCCCAGCACATTTGAGCAGATTGAAGTGCAGAAGGAGTTGTTTGGCAAGGCTTCTGCCTATTTAAAAGGTATCACTTTCAAGAAAACTTATTTTGTCATTAGTGTATATGCATAAAAAAAGGTTGACTTTATATCAATAAACTTAGCCATGGTAGACAAGGGTGGTTGTCCTCTCTTTCTCATTATTCCTCAACTTTAAATTTTTTCAGAAAAAAAGGGTTGACCAAAATCAATTAGTGTAGCCCTGGTAGGCTTGTTTTCTTTTTGCCCGGTATTTCTCAGTCATTTTAGTGATTGAAGGAGAATGTATTTCTATGATGTCACTACACACCTGGTTCCAACTTCGTCCATGCCACAAATAACTAAAGGTCTGTTTGATGACTCATATCCCAGTTCATTTTAATGGTATCGACCCTTGAAAAGTTGCACTTGCAGACAAAGTAACAACATTACTGTTTTGGGTAAGAAAAATTGTCCCACCCGATCTTAACAGAATCTAATAAATAATAACATAGCTCCCATATATTTATTGCTGAAATTGGTttataaagataatatttatgatgCTGAAGAAATGTTTGATTAGTAGACTTTATAATATATCACTGGAAAGAAGGTCCATATTGATCCCTATGCATCTATCACAAAAACGAAATAGAATATAGAGTAACATATAGAGGATTTTGGCGACTATGAGGATGTCGAAGTCTTTTTTTGTAAAGGGGCATTTTGGTTCTCGAaatagaatatattgctgctgatTATGAGGGTAGTTCAAACTGTTAATTTTGCCTAAGCCATACATGATCCTTGTGTGTTTGTACATAAAGGGTTTGTCTTCCTGTAACCTTGCAAGGTCCCTATGGACTTGCATAAGAGAAAATGAGTTTGAAAAAAAGCAAACATGCGGTCAAATTGCCGTTGTCGCTCTGTTGAAGTGCAAACTCGTGATCCCAACAAGTCGAtattataacaaacacttgatgtgCAAAGTACAAAGATAGAGTTCACAAGTTCTGAACGATTGCATGACAAAGGTACGAGGCAGTCTGCCGTTCACAAAAGTTCATGCGCACAAGTGCCCCTGCTATATTGCTATAAAACTATTTGACGGACTAAGCCAGGAGACTACCCAAAGCCCCATCTAGTCATGTGTCAGTCAATGTTCTAGGGGTCTAAGATGACTGTCATTTTAGGACTGCTCTTCACTCCAAGAAATCTTTGCAGGTTGCAAGTTAGAGGCTCTATTTTTGAGCAGTTTTGCCTTGGCCCAACGACCGCACACAAGCTGTACTTACAAGCTAGGAAGGGCTACGAAACCCATCCAAAATGAGGCTGCGAAGCCTATTATAAGCCTCTACATGCTGTCTAAGgcataacaaaataaaaaatcatgggTATTACATTAAACACTTGCACTATGAATGGTCCATGACAAAGTGATAAGAGCTTTTGGTGTTTACACTGGTAAGATTTTGGTATCACTTGCTTATTAATTACTCACTGAAGAGGCTTTTTTATGTTTAGTCATAAATATAGAAACTTCAACCTGTCAGACTTGTTGACATGGAATTTAGtagctttttttttatttctcttgaGTTTTTGTTGGTAGTTTCTCCAATAATATGCTTAAACAAAAATCTATTTCCGCATAAGTATCGGTTGTTGTTCCACATAGTTGCAATATGTTTATGTTCTCATAGTTGAACTTGGTACCAAATGAGCAGAGGACATGACAGTGAGACTGCAGTATTATGATGGAAAACTAATGTCTGCATCAGTTCCTCATCGTGTAACATGCAAGGTTGTTGAAGCACAACCTAATATCAAAGGGCTAACAGCTGCTCCTCAGTAAGTTGTTTTTACATGTCATGGTACCAAAGGACTTGACCATAACTGGCCAAAGTTTCTTTAGGAAAGTTTCTATTTTATTAGTTATTTGATTTTCGTATATAAACTGATATATTCTTGCTGTCTGAACTTATGCTGTTTTTCATATTAAAGAAAGACATACCTCACAAACAATGTCATTAAGAAGATATTGATCAGTATGTACCAGTTTTACCATTAAACATTGGTTCAAATATCCTCATGTCATTCTCCTTGTCTTTCTTAGTTTTTTCTTGGGGATATTCCTGCATAAGATTTATAAACAATTTTTTTGCATTGCTAATTTTCCTACTAAAAAGGTGTCATTGATGGATAGTCATCGAGTCTTTTCATTTCCTTGTTTTTTCACTCTACTTGTTGTGACAAAATAGATATTCAGTGAAGGCCTGTCTGAAGGTTACGAAGTTGCCTAAAATCTATCTCAATCTATTTCTATGGTATCTAGTTTTCTCATCAAACCTGATAAGACGAATGCCTTCCATAGTTTGCTGTAATAGCAGAAGCATGACCAGCCTCATCTTGCATCTCAATTTCCATTGGACGACCATCATTTGAATCTGGTGAAATCCATTGGCATAGGGAATTATTTTTGCCAACTTGTAATGTATGTTTGTTTTTAATCTCTTTAGTTTCTCTTTGATTTTGCAGCCAGACAACAACctgcagaaaaaagaaaaaaaaatagtaaacctGCTACTAAAAATATTTCTCTAGTTTACCACGTTGGTATGGACCTATCAACTGGTTGTGGCCAGAATATTCTTCAACAGTTTGATACAATGTTGCTTTAAATTCTCTAACTTCCTGGTTCAATCTTTTGATCATACATCTTTAGGTCCATATTTATCTAACATATTTCTTAGTAATTCTTGCTTTATAGTAAGATTTTGCTTTTAGAGTTAACTTTTAGTTTAATTATAGCATTTCTTTGTTCCAATTTTGTGAATCATCTCAACAGCTTAAATTTCTGAAACCTCCTCCCTTCTTGTTGATCATTGAGTGCTAGAGAAATACACAAACACAATGATAGCATTatatcatatatgtatgtatatatgtgtgtgtgtacacatacacacacacacacatatatatatgtatatatattcatatattcatatatacatatatatgtatatatattcaaaaaaattattaatcattCACAATTCAAACCCAGGATCCAAGATATAAAATTTGATGACACTAGATTTATTCAATTCTCATTCACAACCcattataaaacctgtgcagtttatttaTAATCGTTCAATGTATCACTTGATAACTTTATATGACTCAAAAGTCAAAACCAACACAAAAATCATTAACAACCGCTTATATACTCATAAGATCAATGAAATACTATATTCATAAAATCAACCATTTACCACATGTTCacataaacataaacataagGCCTTCATATTTAACATTCTAAACCAAAACATGAGGCCTTTTAAAAACTCAAAGTTTTGGATAACATTACAAATAaaatgacacacacacacacactgacCCTCCCCAGACCCAGCATTGGTGGTGGGACCCTTGTGCACTGAGTACATccttttattaatatataattattcttTGTTCATGCATTCTCCCATTTGTGATAACTTTAGGGGATATTCTTTTTTGttggatgagtttttttttatcaatgataaatcacacacacacacacacattgacCCTCCCCAGACCCAACATTGGTGGGACCCTTGTGCACTGAGTACACccttttattaatatataattattcttTGTTCATGCATTCTCCCATTTGTGATAACTTTAGGGGATATTCTTTTTTGttggatgagttttttttttatcaatgataaatcacacacacacacccatTGACCCTCCCCAGACCCAGCATTGGTGGGACCCTTGTGCACTGAGTACACccttttattaatatataattattcttTGTTCATGCATTCTCCCATTTGTGATAACTTTAGGGGATATTCTTTTTTGttggatgagttttttttttatcaatgataaattttttgaacatGTTCACTTTTCTGATCCATAACAAGTTCTTATTGCATCTTAATTGCAGGTACAAAAGGGTTGTTTTGGACAATGGGCTCACAGTCCATGTAAGTTGATTATGATACAAGTAGAATTTTATGTACCTTTGACATGATCCTACTCATACATATGATAAGACAGTCTTTTATGTATCTTTGATATGGTCCTGATTCTCATTCATACACTAAGATAGCCTTAGGTTTCATACATATACTAAGATAGCCTTGAAGTCAAAGGTCTATCCTcggagtttttttcttttttttttttaaattgtacACTATGGTGTGGCATGTTATCATTGTTAACTAGCTATAGTTAGTTTGTGTTATGGGTATATGATAAAAAAGTGATAcctttttatatattttgcatTGACTTATCTGTTTCTAATTAACACCAAAATTGTTTTTGTTATCAAAATTGTTTTCTTGGACTAGAATAACTGAACTGATCAAAATTCTGTTGAGGTACTGTCTGTTAAGGTTAACCTACCGTGTGCACCACCCGATAAGGTAACCAGTACCAATGTGTGCCATATAGTAAAACTATTGTCTAATATCAAATATTCTATATACCTTTTTCTAAATATGGGCTCTCCCCTCTTCTTCACATCGGTTGTCGATAACTATCAGCAACTTTTGGTCGAAGCTTCTATCACTCACTCTCTTCTACCTCTCCCACCTTTGCGACCTCGTCCTTTGACTTTGCCCTTGCCTCCACAACCACCTCCTCTGTAaacacctccacctcctcctcccctcttctctctctcttcggTCTGGGGTATTAACTGATTCTGACTTGTAATGTCATGGATTTAACTAATTTGCCTAAGACATGTGACACCCACGTTATTTCTGCTAGCAAAAGGGTCATTTAAAATGCAGCCTCATATGTTGTTGTAGCACCTGGATAGAGAGAATGAATGCTAATGGTTAAGCCTACGTGTACGTGTCTGCTAATTATCGTTATCGCTCCAAAAAGGCACGGGGACATGGACTGAACAAGCAATGAAGTGACCGAAAACTTTGTCGGCAATGAAAGACACTCGTATGACTTTGTTGGCAACAAAAGACACTTGCAAACTTGAACAACGACAACAAGGGGTCTTGACTGAAGTGACCAAAAACTTTGTTGGCAATGAAAGACACTCGTATGACTTTGTTGGCAACAAAAGACACTTGCAAACTTGAACAATGACAACAAGGGGTCTTGAGTGGTAGGTCGGTGCCCGATGGTCATCAAGCACTTGGAAGCGAATGGGAAGGGGATCCACTAAAAATCTCTCACCACTCTTTCACTGCCTACCTCGGATGCCCATCCCCTCTTGTCCACCCGGGGGTTTCAAGGGGGCAGAGATGACTGATATTTTTTCATCTGCACCGCTCTGAGATCCCTTGCATGACACATCGGTTTGGGGTTGTTTCCAACTAGTTTGGCCTATGCCATGATCATCTGACAGATTAACTTATGGATAGACTTTGTGCAGGTGTAAGAGTCAAATACAAGCGATGAGGCTGTAGGATATTGCAGACTTCACTACCTTGCAAAATAGTACAAGAAAACATTCTGACGACAAAACGACAAACTTTTGGCAGTATTTTAGTGTTCAGCATTGTATTGGTCCGGTTGCTGGCTAGTAACAGTGTGGACTGAGATTTGTAAATTTGGTTATATTGAGTCCTAAATTTTTTCATTGACATGTTTGTTTAGCTATATTGCTTGATCACCACAAGTCAATTTATAAGATTGGTTGGTCATGATCATtgacatttttaatttttttaatttttgtagtttttttttttcaaaagttgGTACATGGCGGCAATACCAACAAATGATACGTTGGTTTGGTTTGGACCCATACCAGTTCCGGCAACGACCGGCCTGGCTCTGGTATCGAAAATTGAAAACATTGGCAAAGGCTATCATTCATGTTACAGCATAATCTATTTATTTAGACTCCTTTGCTGTTAGTGGGTTATTTCACTTCTTTATGTATGAAAAATACTTGCTGCATAAATTTAGCAATATGTTCAATGGTCTGATCTTTTGGGTGATTATTGCTTTCTGTAGGATTGGACATTAACTTTATCATATTATGTTTCATTCTACAATAGGTGTAAATTCACCTTTTCCTTTTTTGCATGACAATTTATAGAGTTATGTTATTTGTATGATTCTGATGCTATACTCTTTTGTTGCAATTCATAGGCACCACCTTTTGTTGAAACTGGTGATGAGATCATTATTAATACAACCGACGACTCATATATTACAAGGTTTGTCAAGACTTGTTCTCCTTTTTTCTTTGTGCTTGTTGATAGTATCACAATATGCTGATATATCATAACTGAAATTTTCATTTATGATGTCATTTTCCAAATGATGCATCCTTGTACCACCCAGATTGGATTAGCCTAGGCTCCAGTAACCTATTCGGTTGTGAAATCTCCGTAGTTAGATGATTTTGGAGGTCTAGGTTGAGCTACTTTAACTACTAAGTAGTTTTGACAATACTGTGTTGCTCATGGCAATGATTTGCTCTACATCTTTGATCATAACTAGAACTTGGTGgactcatttaatataaaattgacTTTAGCACACTTGATCCTGCATCAACAGAACCATGTCACATTAATTTTAATAATCTCATGTTAATGCTGGTCAAATAAAGATGCTATTTGATTCTTAGGTGAGTACCTTTTTAAGGCTCTAGATGCAACTCATAGTTATATTTGGAAACTCAACATCTAGAAGGTTTTACATATTACCACTCTTTCTTGTCTGTTCAAGTTTTTTCTTAAATTTCTTATTGCTCCTCATTGGTATATGTTTTCAGGTCTCCATAGCAAAAAAATTAGTGCTAAACAGGTAATGTTAGGTCTCAAATCACTTTGCCTTAGTTAACCATCATGATTgtagataaaatttatttcctGTGCCGAACTAATAGAATACATATGCATATCCTGTAACATCAAATCAATATAATGAGACAGTCAAATACAAGGTTTGCCTCTTTTCGTCGAATAATTTGCCAAGTAATTTGAAATTTACTTCATTATCAGAGGCCATGTTAGCTACACTACTTTTAGCTATATCACTAATcatcttttttatctttattttggtTTCCATTGATTTAAGAAATTTAGTGACCATGGGATAATAGATCAGAATTTTAAACACACTAAAAGTTATGTTGCTTTTCTAATTTGTTGTGTCTATAC
Proteins encoded:
- the LOC135616840 gene encoding uncharacterized protein LOC135616840 isoform X3, translating into MQTARRRFLRTLLFGRFPPPPSPASSSIATLVRGSLDRSLPCATLAAPWSALQSRGAKVLGTDVLKAQHTQHGRGGATIQVELRDVDTGNKITERFRTDEALERVFVEDKSFTYLYQEGEFVMLMEPSTFEQIEVQKELFGKASAYLKEDMTVRLQYYDGKLMSASVPHRVTCKVVEAQPNIKGLTAAPQYKRVVLDNGLTVHAPPFVETGDEIIINTTDDSYITRAKE
- the LOC135616840 gene encoding uncharacterized protein LOC135616840 isoform X1; its protein translation is MQTARRRFLRTLLFGRFPPPPSPASSSIATLVRGSLDRSLPCATLAAPWSALQSRGAKVLGTDVRIGNVIQRKGRMYQVLKAQHTQHGRGGATIQVELRDVDTGNKITERFRTDEALERVFVEDKSFTYLYQEGEFVMLMEPSTFEQIEVQKELFGKASAYLKEDMTVRLQYYDGKLMSASVPHRVTCKVVEAQPNIKGLTAAPQYKRVVLDNGLTVHAPPFVETGDEIIINTTDDSYITRAKE
- the LOC135616840 gene encoding uncharacterized protein LOC135616840 isoform X2 — protein: MQTARRRFLRTLLFGRFPPPPSPASSSIATLVRGSLDRSLPCATLAAPWSALQSRGAKVLGTDVRIGNVIQRKGRMYQVLKAQHTQHGRGGATIQVELRDVDTGNKITERFRTDEALERVFVEDKSFTYLYQEGEFVMLMEPSTFEQIEVQKELFGKASAYLKEDMTVRLQYYDGKLMSASVPHRVTCKVVEAQPNIKGLTAAPQYKRVVLDNGLTVHAPPFVETGDEIIINTTDDSYITRSP